One Megamonas hypermegale genomic window carries:
- a CDS encoding CBS and ACT domain-containing protein, which produces MFVINRMTKNPMTVTADTKVDEVAYLMKKHNFRRLPVVEDGKLVGFLSDSDIIRVSPSPATTLSRYEINSLLAKMCVRDIMKKDVISVNVDATIEEAALLMYKNKIGGMPVVSNVGAVVGVITETDIFKTFVDVMGLLDSKTRITLEVSDKIGVVKDIATIFGDEGVSIDSLITCKKDDGKYEIVIRADINDVNNIKTKLEEKGYKVIHTVKIG; this is translated from the coding sequence ATGTTCGTTATTAATAGAATGACAAAAAATCCTATGACAGTAACAGCTGATACTAAAGTTGACGAAGTAGCTTATTTAATGAAAAAACATAATTTTCGTCGTTTACCTGTTGTAGAAGATGGTAAATTAGTAGGATTTTTAAGTGACAGTGATATAATACGAGTATCACCATCACCTGCAACTACATTATCTAGATATGAAATAAATTCACTACTCGCTAAAATGTGCGTTCGAGATATCATGAAAAAAGATGTAATTTCTGTCAATGTAGATGCTACAATTGAAGAAGCAGCTCTTTTAATGTACAAAAATAAAATTGGCGGTATGCCAGTTGTAAGCAATGTCGGTGCGGTAGTCGGCGTTATCACTGAAACAGATATTTTTAAAACATTTGTTGATGTAATGGGCTTATTAGACAGTAAAACACGTATTACATTAGAAGTATCAGATAAAATTGGTGTAGTTAAAGATATCGCTACAATTTTTGGCGATGAAGGCGTAAGTATTGATAGCTTGATAACTTGTAAAAAAGATGATGGCAAATATGAAATCGTTATTCGTGCAGATATCAATGATGTGAATAATATAAAAACAAAATTGGAAGAAAAAGGATATAAAGTAATTCATACCGTTAAAATCGGTTGA